The proteins below come from a single Aptenodytes patagonicus chromosome 20, bAptPat1.pri.cur, whole genome shotgun sequence genomic window:
- the LOC143169231 gene encoding LOW QUALITY PROTEIN: olfactory receptor 6X1-like (The sequence of the model RefSeq protein was modified relative to this genomic sequence to represent the inferred CDS: inserted 3 bases in 3 codons), giving the protein MENQIFVTEFILLGFPSLQRVHVLLFVGVFVIYILTATGNVIIVATVVNDNALHKPXIFLGNLSFLGIIYVLATIPKLLASLLDVKKSVSIAGCKAQAFSHLFLGATEFFLFTAMSFDRYIAICXPLHYAAIRSGKLCAQVSFGSWMGGFLIVFVQTVLVFGLPFCGPSIISHFYCEXGPLLKLACTETHHIERLIFTVTTVVLFSTSFLTVIPYFAIIFTILRIPSTTGRQKAFYTCIAHLTVVIMLYGAVIFIYVRPRGHASPNMNKAVSLLNTFVTPLLNPFIYTLRNKAVKTALK; this is encoded by the exons ATGGAAAACCAGATTTTTGTGACTGAATTTATTCTTCTCGGTTTCCCCAGCCTTCAAAGGGTTCATGTTTTGCTCTTTGTGGGAGTCTTCGTCATTTACATTTTGACTGCCACTGGGAATGTCATCATCGTTGCCACAGTGGTGAATGACAACGCTCTCCACAAAC AAATATTCCTTGGAAATCTGTCATTTTTGGGAATCATCTATGTCTTGGCCACTATACCCAAGCTTTTGGCCAGTCTTCTGGATGTCAAGAAGTCTGTCAGCATAGCTGGGTGCAAAGCCCAAGCCTTCTCCCACTTGTTCCTTGGTGCTACTGAGTTTTTCCTCTTCACAGCCATGTCCTTTGACCGATACATAGCAATAT ACCCTCTCCACTACGCCGCCATCAGGAGTGGAAAACTGTGTGCTCAGGTCTCATTTGGCTCTTGGATGGGTGGCTTTCTGATTGTCTTTGTGCAAACTGTTCTGGTATTCGGACTGCCATTCTGTGGCCCCAGTATCATCAGTCACTTCTACTGTG CTGGGCCACTGCTGAAGCTGGCTTGCACTGAGACCCACCATATTGAACGGCTTATTTTCACTGTCACTACAGTGGTTCTGTTTAGCACTTCCTTTTTGACTGTCATCCCCTACTTCGCCATCATTTTTACCATATTGAGGATCCCATCTACTACTGGGAGACAGAAAGCTTTCTACACCTGCATTGCTCACCTGACTGTAGTCATCATGCTTTATGGGGCGGTCATATTCATTTATGTCAGGCCAAGAGGGCACGCCTCACCAAATATGAACAAAGCGGTATCCCTTCTGAACACCTTTGTAACGCCACTGCTGAACCCTTTCATTTATACTTTGAGGAACAAAGCAGTAAAGACTGCCTTGAAATAA
- the LOC143169232 gene encoding olfactory receptor 6B1-like: MGPADLNVDGPVREQQRPASSTREVRFKRNKTVITTFLLLEFGNIPEMQSFLFLLFLVIYVVTVIGNILIFVLVVADRHLHKPLYFFLCNLSCLETCYSSTLLPRMLSSFLTGDKSISIGSCITQFYFFGSLAVTESFLLSVMSYDRYLAVCKPFHYRAVMNSRYCLQLAAWSWMNGFLVMAISCFLIPQHSFCGPKIIDHFFCDFTPVIKLSCCDTSLTEMLVFILSSVCALTPFLLTLVSYMCIITTVLRMSSTTGMQKAFSTCFCHLIVITVFYGSLIMVYVLPKTKTLRALNKVFSVFYTVVTPLLNPFIHSLRHREVKDALSKVVKKCEYFLKVRKF, from the exons ATGGGTCCAGCAGATTTGAATGTGGACGGccctgtcagggagcagcaaaggCCAGCTTCTTCCACAAGGGAAG TCCGTTTTAAGAG AAATAAAACAGTCATCACAACATTTCTGCTCCTGGAATTTGGGAATATCCCAGAAATGCagtcttttctcttcctccttttcttggtGATCTACGTTGTGACGGTGATTGGCAACAtcctcatttttgttttggtCGTGGCTGATCGGCACCTCCACAAACCCCTGTACTTCTTCCTGTGCAACTTGTCCTGCTTGGAGACCTGCTACAGCTCTACCCTCCTGCCCAGGATGTTGTCCAGCTTTCTGACTGGGGACAAGAGCATTTCTATTGGCAGCTGCATCACACAATTTTATTTCTTCGGTTCCCTGGCAGTCACTGAAAGTTTTCTCTTATCGGTGATGTCCTATGATCGGTATTTAGCAGTATGCAAACCCTTTCACTACAGAGCTGTCATGAATAGCAGGTACTGCCTGCAGCTTGCAGCTTGGTCTTGGATGAATGGTTTCCTCGTTATGGCCATAAGCTGCTTCCTGATTCCACAACATTCCTTCTGTGGTCCCAAGATTATTGACCATTTCTTTTGTGATTTCACTCCAGTGATAAAGCTCTCCTGCTGCGACACCAGCCTGACTGAAATGTTGGTGTTCATCCTCTCATCAGTATGCGCACTAACCCCTTTCCTACTAACCCTGGTGTCCTACATGTGTATCATCACCACTGTCCTGAGAATGTCTTCCACCACTGGGATGCAAAAGGCTTTTTCCACTTGCTTTTGCCACCTCATTGTTATTACAGTTTTTTATGGAAGCTTAATAATGGTTTATGTCCTGCCAAAAACTAAGACTCTAAGAGCACTGAATAAAGTCTTCTCAGTTTTCTACACTGTTGTGACTCCACTGCTCAACCCCTTCATCCACAGTCTGAGACATAGAGAGGTGAAGGATGCTCTGAGTAAAGTGGTCAAGAAATGTGAATATTTCCTAAAGGTTAGAAAGTTTTAA